The following coding sequences lie in one Bacteroidota bacterium genomic window:
- the coaD gene encoding pantetheine-phosphate adenylyltransferase → MSKIAVFPGSFDPVTLGHYHLVLRAMPLFDQLVVAIGHNAQKQYFFPLGKRLEWLSSIFKDYPKVSIDHYEGLTVDYCRRIGAGYILRGLRTSADFEFERGIGQVNRMLDADIETVFLLTSPELTPITSSIVRDVYRSGGDVSPFLPPGLNLTI, encoded by the coding sequence ATGAGCAAGATCGCTGTCTTTCCTGGCTCTTTCGATCCGGTTACCCTCGGACATTACCACCTTGTGCTTCGGGCCATGCCGCTGTTCGACCAATTGGTTGTAGCTATCGGGCATAATGCGCAGAAGCAGTATTTTTTCCCGCTCGGGAAAAGACTCGAATGGCTCAGCAGCATTTTCAAAGATTATCCCAAAGTCAGCATTGACCATTACGAAGGGCTTACGGTGGATTATTGCCGTCGCATTGGCGCCGGTTACATTCTGAGGGGGCTGCGAACCTCGGCCGACTTTGAGTTTGAGCGCGGAATAGGTCAGGTAAACCGCATGCTCGATGCCGACATCGAAACCGTGTTTCTGCTCACCTCGCCTGAGCTCACACCCATCACCTCGAGCATAGTGCGCGATGTGTACCGCAGCGGCGGCGATGTGAGCCCATTTTTACCGCCCGGCCTCAACCTGACAATTTAA
- a CDS encoding NUDIX domain-containing protein produces MSVEGSATFMPQNYKVFIGHTCIHLDCDDTKKCSEESHELPAQLEKLLQPDAPEDIYIWCKGGPEAFFDKYFPAYRKREAAGGLVLDPLGRLLVILRNGMPDLPKGHLDEGETAESAAIREVSEETGLRNLTIVAQAPDTWHAYLLEGRWQLKHTRWYVMHASANQPLKPQLDEGISDLMWVEPNDIKKVLDGSYRSIKEMLVGFIIAYMK; encoded by the coding sequence AAGGGTCGGCTACATTCATGCCCCAAAATTACAAAGTTTTTATCGGCCATACTTGCATTCACCTCGATTGCGACGACACAAAAAAATGCAGCGAAGAAAGCCATGAGCTTCCGGCGCAGCTGGAAAAATTGCTCCAACCGGATGCACCTGAGGACATTTATATATGGTGTAAAGGCGGGCCGGAAGCTTTTTTCGACAAATATTTTCCGGCTTACCGCAAGCGTGAAGCGGCTGGAGGATTGGTGCTTGATCCGTTGGGGCGTTTGCTGGTGATTTTGCGCAACGGCATGCCGGACTTGCCAAAAGGACATCTCGACGAGGGTGAAACGGCCGAATCGGCTGCCATCCGTGAAGTGAGTGAAGAAACCGGACTCCGGAATCTGACCATTGTTGCGCAGGCTCCCGATACCTGGCACGCCTATCTGCTCGAGGGCCGGTGGCAACTCAAACATACCCGCTGGTATGTGATGCATGCATCTGCAAATCAACCGCTTAAGCCTCAGTTGGATGAGGGAATAAGCGACCTCATGTGGGTGGAGCCTAACGACATAAAAAAGGTGTTGGACGGTTCCTACCGGTCAATCAAAGAAATGCTCGTCGGATTCATCATAGCTTACATGAAGTGA